Proteins co-encoded in one Christiangramia fulva genomic window:
- a CDS encoding glycoside hydrolase family 26 protein has protein sequence MKNRIFLLVFFMGLIMTSCSKDEIEEPTPKPPDTGNPDETPEEPEENPDEEATISFLPSETPSYMVDASATAETVALFYNLKAISYSNFIVGQQDAFSSFYNDNDGYSDIKKLTGSDPGMLGSDFMFITDDQNNGQPNNWFYQQEQMIKQNAIDAYNKGMVNIFCWHLREPYEGDNFYTSEMTEFQKQNAFKSILPGGANHEYYKKKLQKVAEFTKSLVGEDGKQIPIIFRPFHEFDKDFFWWGAAYSSPQEFIDVWRFTVEYLRDELGVDNMLYAFSPDNSYSTETTYLQRYPGDAYVDVVGMDNYGDLSPQDGSRIGIANKKLQVVSDLAEERVKIPAFTETGYFVTPSETYLAPDFYSDMLYKVLTDNDIKVGFMMFWQNSADTYTVPVPGTDGAEDFMDFIEKPEPWLLEDMSNIYDLPADE, from the coding sequence ATGAAAAATAGAATTTTCCTTTTGGTTTTCTTTATGGGTCTCATCATGACCAGCTGTTCAAAAGATGAAATCGAAGAACCTACGCCTAAACCGCCAGATACGGGAAATCCGGATGAAACTCCTGAAGAACCCGAGGAAAATCCGGATGAGGAAGCTACCATCAGTTTTCTGCCTTCCGAGACTCCTTCCTATATGGTAGATGCTTCGGCCACTGCAGAAACCGTGGCGCTTTTCTATAATCTGAAGGCTATTTCCTATAGCAATTTCATCGTTGGTCAACAGGATGCTTTCAGTTCATTTTATAATGATAACGATGGCTATTCCGATATCAAAAAACTTACGGGGAGCGATCCCGGGATGCTGGGTTCAGATTTTATGTTCATCACCGATGACCAGAACAACGGGCAGCCCAATAACTGGTTTTACCAGCAGGAACAAATGATAAAGCAAAACGCCATCGATGCCTATAATAAAGGAATGGTAAATATCTTTTGCTGGCATTTGCGCGAACCCTATGAAGGCGATAATTTTTATACTTCGGAAATGACCGAATTCCAGAAGCAGAACGCCTTCAAGAGTATCCTGCCGGGCGGTGCCAACCACGAGTATTACAAGAAAAAACTCCAAAAGGTAGCCGAATTCACCAAAAGCCTTGTGGGGGAAGACGGGAAGCAAATTCCTATTATTTTCCGCCCATTTCATGAATTTGACAAGGATTTTTTCTGGTGGGGTGCGGCTTACAGCAGTCCTCAGGAATTTATCGATGTATGGCGTTTTACCGTTGAATATTTAAGAGATGAGTTGGGCGTAGACAATATGCTTTACGCTTTTTCTCCCGATAACAGCTATTCTACCGAGACTACCTATTTACAGCGCTATCCAGGCGATGCCTACGTAGACGTGGTAGGAATGGACAATTATGGTGACCTCTCTCCCCAGGATGGTTCCAGAATAGGCATTGCGAATAAAAAACTGCAGGTGGTTTCCGATCTTGCCGAAGAAAGGGTGAAGATCCCGGCCTTTACAGAGACTGGGTATTTTGTTACACCTTCAGAAACTTATCTTGCTCCCGATTTTTATTCAGATATGTTATACAAAGTGCTTACCGATAATGATATAAAAGTCGGCTTTATGATGTTCTGGCAGAATTCTGCCGACACCTATACCGTGCCGGTACCAGGTACCGACGGAGCCGAGGATTTCATGGATTTTATCGAAAAGCCAGAACCCTGGTTGCTGGAGGATATGTCTAATATTTATGATTTGCCGGCAGATGAATAA
- a CDS encoding glycoside hydrolase 5 family protein, with product MNKFNFFRISALLILLVSFMSCSSTKRITVKDGQFYKGKKPYYFVGANYWYGPLIAARNIGDRDRLIKELDMMDSLGIDNLRILVGAEGGNEDFQVKPALQPEQGKYNQDLLDGLDFLLAEMAKRKMYAVLYLNNNWIWSGGMSAYLNWNGYGEVANPFLEKYSWQDYFDYTQKFHTCKPCREAFKDHIRFILGRTNTYNGRKYTEDNTIMSWQVANEPRIFTEQDREPFKEWLAEVVDLLDELDPNTLISTGAEGKASYLQEIDTYKMLHANPKIDYLTMHMWPKNWQWYSADNESETLKSSIEKARDYINEHIEVAKDLNKPIVISEFGFPREKESLSKDASVANRNEFYSVLMEMVENSAKEDGFLAGLNFWGFAGFADTNEKSGKWEKGDDFSADPPQEPQGLNSVFASDTSTLSLIRKYNKMVNSKTVKN from the coding sequence ATGAATAAGTTTAATTTTTTCCGAATTTCGGCCTTACTCATCCTGCTGGTAAGCTTTATGTCCTGCAGCAGCACCAAGCGCATTACCGTAAAAGACGGTCAATTTTATAAAGGAAAAAAACCATACTATTTTGTGGGCGCCAATTACTGGTATGGGCCGCTTATTGCCGCGCGAAACATTGGCGACCGCGACCGTTTGATAAAAGAACTCGACATGATGGACAGCCTGGGCATTGATAACCTGAGGATCCTGGTTGGCGCCGAGGGAGGAAATGAGGATTTCCAGGTGAAACCTGCACTGCAACCCGAACAGGGCAAGTATAATCAGGACCTGCTGGACGGTCTTGATTTTTTGCTTGCGGAAATGGCTAAAAGAAAAATGTACGCCGTTCTCTACCTCAACAATAACTGGATATGGAGCGGAGGCATGTCGGCCTATCTCAACTGGAACGGCTACGGAGAAGTTGCCAACCCCTTCCTGGAAAAATATTCCTGGCAGGATTATTTTGATTACACTCAGAAGTTTCATACCTGTAAACCCTGCCGGGAAGCCTTTAAAGATCATATAAGATTCATCCTGGGCAGGACCAATACCTATAATGGCCGAAAATATACCGAAGACAACACCATTATGTCCTGGCAGGTGGCCAATGAACCCCGAATTTTCACGGAACAGGATCGCGAGCCTTTTAAGGAGTGGCTTGCGGAAGTTGTTGATTTGCTTGATGAACTCGACCCAAACACCCTTATTTCAACCGGGGCCGAAGGCAAAGCGAGTTATCTTCAGGAAATAGACACTTATAAGATGCTGCACGCCAACCCGAAAATCGATTATCTTACCATGCATATGTGGCCCAAGAACTGGCAGTGGTATTCAGCAGATAATGAATCAGAAACATTAAAATCTTCCATAGAAAAAGCCCGTGATTACATCAATGAACATATCGAAGTGGCCAAAGATCTCAATAAACCCATCGTTATTTCAGAATTTGGATTTCCGCGGGAAAAAGAAAGTCTGTCTAAAGATGCCTCGGTAGCCAACAGGAATGAATTCTACAGTGTGTTAATGGAAATGGTTGAAAACAGCGCTAAAGAAGACGGTTTTCTTGCCGGCCTTAATTTTTGGGGATTTGCCGGTTTCGCCGATACCAACGAAAAAAGCGGAAAATGGGAAAAAGGCGATGACTTTAGTGCCGATCCTCCCCAGGAACCCCAGGGTTTAAATTCAGTTTTTGCTTCTGATACTTCTACGCTTAGTCTGATCAGAAAATATAATAAAATGGTAAATTCTAAAACAGTAAAAAATTGA
- a CDS encoding DUF6660 family protein, whose translation MKLVALILSFYFLGLVFIPCEDAAAEMPGDHSEIHKLDNSSHSASTADDCSPLCQCHCCHVHITSFEGNDLELAAFEISTSIPNHYYNLGDDLPKFFFQPPRV comes from the coding sequence GTGAAATTAGTAGCTTTAATACTATCATTTTATTTTCTGGGACTCGTCTTTATTCCTTGTGAAGATGCAGCTGCCGAAATGCCTGGTGACCATTCCGAGATTCATAAATTGGATAATTCGAGTCATTCCGCTTCCACAGCTGATGACTGCAGCCCTTTGTGCCAGTGTCACTGCTGCCATGTTCATATCACCAGTTTTGAAGGAAATGATCTGGAATTAGCGGCTTTTGAAATTTCAACTTCCATTCCCAATCATTATTACAATCTGGGAGACGACTTACCTAAATTCTTCTTCCAGCCACCACGCGTTTAA
- a CDS encoding sialate O-acetylesterase, which produces MKKLLFLLVCIIPLYGFSNISLPKIFGDNMVLQRNTEVSLWGWAKPGENIKIKLSWNSDNFETMPDNSGFWKIMVPTSDAKGSQTIEIHGYNTVKLENVLLGEVWLVSGQSNMEWSSGAGIDGGEEAIKNAENDQIRFFTVNHRTAGCPQNDLDGQWVSSTPETMKNFSAIGYFFAQKMNEELNVPVGLVNATWGGTPAEPWIPAKMIKKDSILNKAAAMLPDTQWGPNKPGSIYNAMIAPFTSYTLSGILWYQGESNTPNADYYHEIFTTLIKSWRETFGKDLPFYFAQIAPFSYETAYSGVKIRDAQRRALELEKTGMIMTSDIGNTENIHPKNKKEAGYRFARLVLADKFGKKLPAYAPQFSNASLEGKKVIISFNHAGGLYVSNDKKTQFEIAGENRDFQPATFRIKGDNIILNSPVKKPMYIRFSWRNTSTSNIFNNAGLPLSSFSEKLE; this is translated from the coding sequence ATGAAAAAACTGCTCTTTCTCCTCGTATGTATTATTCCCTTGTATGGGTTTTCGAATATTAGTCTGCCTAAGATCTTTGGCGATAATATGGTGCTGCAGAGAAATACCGAGGTAAGTCTTTGGGGTTGGGCAAAACCCGGGGAAAATATAAAAATAAAGCTGAGTTGGAATTCTGACAATTTCGAAACCATGCCCGATAATTCCGGTTTCTGGAAAATTATGGTACCCACTTCTGATGCTAAAGGCTCACAAACAATCGAAATTCACGGCTATAATACAGTAAAGCTTGAAAATGTGCTTTTAGGCGAGGTGTGGCTCGTTTCAGGCCAGTCGAATATGGAGTGGAGCTCAGGCGCGGGAATCGATGGCGGAGAGGAAGCGATCAAGAATGCTGAAAATGATCAGATCAGGTTCTTTACGGTGAACCACCGCACTGCCGGGTGCCCGCAAAATGATCTCGACGGGCAATGGGTGTCAAGTACTCCCGAGACTATGAAAAACTTCAGCGCCATCGGTTATTTCTTTGCGCAGAAAATGAACGAGGAACTCAATGTGCCCGTCGGCCTTGTGAATGCTACCTGGGGTGGCACTCCCGCCGAACCCTGGATTCCCGCAAAAATGATTAAGAAAGACAGCATCCTAAACAAAGCGGCTGCGATGCTTCCCGATACTCAGTGGGGGCCTAATAAACCGGGATCGATTTACAATGCGATGATCGCCCCATTTACTTCCTATACACTTTCGGGGATACTTTGGTACCAGGGAGAGTCCAATACGCCTAACGCCGATTATTATCACGAAATTTTTACCACTCTAATAAAATCCTGGAGGGAAACCTTCGGAAAGGATCTGCCTTTCTATTTCGCACAGATCGCACCCTTCAGTTATGAGACCGCATATTCGGGAGTAAAAATAAGGGATGCCCAGCGAAGAGCTCTGGAACTTGAAAAAACGGGCATGATCATGACCAGCGATATAGGGAATACCGAAAATATCCATCCAAAGAATAAGAAAGAGGCGGGCTATCGCTTCGCCCGTCTTGTGCTGGCTGATAAGTTCGGTAAAAAGCTTCCGGCCTACGCTCCGCAGTTTTCCAATGCTTCATTAGAAGGGAAGAAGGTGATTATATCTTTTAACCATGCCGGGGGTCTATATGTTTCGAACGATAAAAAAACTCAATTTGAAATAGCCGGTGAAAATAGGGATTTTCAGCCCGCAACTTTCAGAATAAAAGGTGATAATATCATTTTAAATTCCCCTGTAAAAAAGCCAATGTATATTCGTTTTTCCTGGAGAAATACCAGTACGTCTAATATTTTCAATAATGCGGGCCTGCCTTTGTCAAGTTTCAGTGAAAAGCTGGAATAA
- a CDS encoding SGNH/GDSL hydrolase family protein yields the protein MKYNYFFHLLICIVAVGCSEPDVQFKNFNASGKAIDYKGRVEKLNDSAVALISSAAFAETKVIGDSATLYLSSGNDQHHYVVVELNGQNSKRYKVDGSPISIDLGNNDTTLVRIFKANEALTGDVILNKISAQNLIPAEDPKQPLIEFIGNSITCGMGADTRELSCSEGEWYDHHNAYLAYGPRVARALNLDFRLSCVSGMGMYRNWNDEDQPVMPDVYENLRLNADSTKKADLSRKPDIVSIALGTNDLSFGDGTKERSDFDQQKFVENYTNFTKRIFELFPDTQVALLTSPMVGEKEQQVLLESLKQVKENLKNRPISIFEFDNMQPHGCDSHPDIDDHAKMAQQLIPFFKGLLKF from the coding sequence ATGAAATACAACTATTTTTTCCATCTACTAATCTGTATCGTGGCAGTTGGCTGCTCAGAACCTGATGTTCAGTTCAAAAATTTTAATGCCTCCGGCAAAGCCATCGATTATAAAGGAAGAGTTGAAAAATTGAACGACTCGGCGGTGGCGCTTATCAGTTCTGCCGCCTTTGCTGAAACCAAAGTCATTGGCGACAGTGCCACTCTTTACCTTTCCAGCGGAAACGATCAACACCATTATGTAGTGGTAGAACTCAACGGCCAAAACTCGAAGAGATACAAGGTAGATGGTTCGCCCATCTCGATAGATCTTGGTAATAACGACACTACTTTGGTTAGAATATTTAAGGCTAACGAAGCCCTAACCGGTGATGTCATCCTGAATAAAATAAGCGCTCAAAACCTTATTCCTGCTGAAGATCCAAAACAGCCGCTCATCGAGTTCATAGGAAATTCCATTACCTGCGGGATGGGAGCCGATACCAGGGAACTCTCATGCAGTGAGGGAGAGTGGTACGATCATCACAATGCCTACCTGGCCTATGGTCCCAGGGTAGCACGCGCGTTAAACCTGGATTTTCGGTTAAGTTGCGTTTCGGGAATGGGGATGTACCGTAACTGGAATGATGAAGACCAGCCCGTGATGCCCGATGTCTATGAGAATCTCCGGTTAAATGCCGATTCCACAAAAAAAGCTGATCTTTCCCGAAAGCCCGATATCGTTTCAATTGCTCTGGGTACGAATGACCTATCGTTTGGCGACGGAACCAAAGAAAGAAGCGATTTTGACCAGCAGAAATTCGTAGAAAATTATACGAATTTCACGAAAAGAATCTTTGAACTTTTCCCGGATACGCAAGTCGCATTGCTTACCAGTCCTATGGTTGGGGAAAAAGAACAGCAGGTGCTTCTTGAGAGCTTGAAACAGGTGAAGGAAAACTTAAAGAATCGCCCTATTTCCATTTTTGAATTTGACAATATGCAGCCTCACGGTTGTGACAGCCATCCCGATATAGATGACCATGCGAAAATGGCTCAACAGCTTATTCCCTTTTTTAAAGGCCTGCTTAAATTCTGA
- a CDS encoding AGE family epimerase/isomerase, translating into MIAEKTQAYKTSLEQELREILHFWEENAIDEEFGGFMGKRDFFNKKVEKAPKGIILNTRLLWSFSAAGNHYKNDRYKELATRAYRYLRENFRDTKNGGVFWELDHTGKPINTRKQIYAQAFAIYALSEYYEYCKEAQALEWAEELFQLIEEKALDPDQNGYYEAFQHDWSPIKDMRLSEKDDNSSKTMNTHLHILEAYGNLFRVKGGEKEKKALENLVDLFLNRFLYDNIWHFQLFFDDNWKRANNLISYGHDIEAVWLILEAARAVKNEQLIQKAASTTIEVARTFLKEAYIKNAGVINEKDLDSGKTDTDRHWWPQVEAMLGLEYAFELTGEDIFRKAERDIWKYTLKHIKDRKHGEWHFRVDENNHPYTSEDKVSMWKAPYHTSRALIKLLKNHTYEK; encoded by the coding sequence ATGATCGCTGAAAAAACTCAAGCCTATAAGACCAGCCTGGAGCAGGAACTCCGGGAAATTCTCCATTTCTGGGAAGAAAATGCTATTGATGAAGAATTTGGAGGTTTTATGGGAAAAAGAGATTTTTTCAATAAAAAAGTAGAGAAAGCCCCTAAAGGGATCATTCTGAATACCCGTTTGCTGTGGTCTTTTTCTGCTGCCGGCAATCATTATAAGAATGACCGTTATAAAGAATTAGCCACCAGGGCCTATCGCTATCTCAGGGAAAATTTCAGAGATACGAAAAATGGCGGGGTCTTCTGGGAACTCGATCATACAGGAAAGCCTATTAATACCCGCAAGCAAATCTATGCCCAGGCCTTTGCTATCTATGCCTTGTCGGAATATTACGAATACTGCAAAGAAGCGCAGGCTTTGGAATGGGCTGAAGAACTTTTTCAGTTAATTGAAGAAAAAGCGCTCGATCCCGATCAAAATGGATACTACGAAGCTTTCCAGCACGACTGGTCGCCAATCAAAGATATGCGCCTGAGCGAAAAGGATGATAATTCTTCAAAAACCATGAATACCCATCTTCATATCCTGGAAGCTTACGGCAATCTATTCCGGGTAAAAGGAGGTGAAAAAGAAAAAAAAGCGCTTGAAAATCTGGTCGATTTATTTCTGAACCGATTTTTATATGATAATATCTGGCATTTTCAGCTTTTCTTTGATGATAACTGGAAAAGGGCCAATAACCTTATTTCCTACGGTCATGATATTGAGGCCGTGTGGCTGATCCTCGAAGCGGCCAGGGCAGTGAAGAATGAACAACTCATCCAAAAGGCTGCATCTACTACTATAGAAGTGGCCAGAACTTTTCTGAAAGAAGCCTACATTAAAAATGCGGGCGTCATCAATGAAAAGGATCTTGACAGCGGTAAGACGGATACCGACCGTCACTGGTGGCCGCAGGTTGAAGCCATGCTTGGGCTGGAATACGCGTTTGAGCTTACCGGGGAAGATATTTTCCGGAAGGCTGAGCGCGATATTTGGAAATATACCCTAAAACATATAAAAGACAGAAAGCACGGGGAATGGCATTTCAGAGTCGATGAAAATAACCATCCCTATACCAGCGAAGATAAAGTAAGCATGTGGAAGGCGCCCTACCATACCTCCCGGGCTTTGATAAAACTGTTAAAAAACCATACCTATGAAAAATAG
- a CDS encoding glycoside hydrolase family 140 protein: MKISRDHHFLETETGEPFFWMGDTAWELLHTLNREEIIKYLDDRKQKGFSVIQTVILAELNGLNLANAYGEKPLLQNNPARINEKYFTHLDFLLKEADKRGLYIGLLPTWGDKFNKKWGIGPEVFTPENAEAYGLLLGKRYRNNSNIIWILGGDRVPETEEQYEIINSLARGLKTEDPNHLISYHPSGGKIASNYIDEEWLDIDMFQSGHSSLAKEYEYIQNRDSHGFIRPVINGEARYEDIPDRFWEEEDFGRLDATDIRISAYWSLLAGAAGYTYGSNDIWQMYSEGKIPSLDARLGWKKAMGLPGAQQMKYLREFFTSFEWEKLQPAQNLISSENPEDTAYVAASQAADFALFYTPEGRSFQVNLDHLNFKTSEGYWFNPRSGTSIEIAESNIFKNNIFKTPSSGKGQDWLLVLLSR, from the coding sequence TTGAAGATTAGCCGAGATCACCATTTTTTAGAAACCGAAACAGGAGAACCTTTTTTTTGGATGGGAGATACGGCCTGGGAGCTGCTGCATACCCTCAACAGAGAGGAAATAATAAAATACCTTGATGATCGAAAACAAAAAGGCTTTTCGGTAATTCAAACTGTTATTTTAGCTGAACTAAATGGGTTGAATCTCGCAAATGCATACGGAGAAAAGCCTCTTTTACAGAATAATCCGGCTAGAATTAATGAAAAATATTTTACTCACTTAGATTTTCTCCTCAAAGAAGCCGATAAACGCGGCCTCTATATCGGATTGCTCCCAACCTGGGGAGACAAGTTCAACAAAAAGTGGGGAATTGGCCCCGAAGTTTTTACTCCCGAAAATGCAGAAGCATATGGATTACTGCTCGGAAAAAGGTACCGAAATAATTCAAATATCATTTGGATCCTGGGCGGTGACAGGGTCCCGGAAACCGAAGAACAATATGAAATTATAAACAGCCTTGCCCGTGGTCTCAAAACAGAAGATCCGAATCATTTGATTAGTTACCATCCCTCAGGCGGGAAAATAGCTTCTAATTATATTGATGAGGAGTGGCTGGATATTGATATGTTCCAAAGTGGCCATTCAAGTCTCGCAAAAGAATATGAATACATACAAAATCGAGACAGCCATGGCTTCATTCGGCCAGTGATCAATGGCGAGGCACGCTATGAGGATATTCCTGATAGATTTTGGGAAGAGGAAGATTTTGGACGTTTAGACGCAACAGATATAAGGATTTCGGCATACTGGAGTTTACTGGCAGGAGCAGCTGGCTATACCTATGGCAGCAATGACATCTGGCAAATGTATTCTGAAGGTAAAATTCCATCACTGGATGCCAGATTGGGATGGAAAAAAGCAATGGGATTGCCGGGAGCACAGCAAATGAAATATTTAAGAGAATTTTTTACGTCCTTCGAATGGGAGAAATTGCAACCAGCACAGAACCTTATTAGTAGTGAGAATCCTGAAGATACAGCCTATGTTGCTGCCTCACAAGCAGCTGATTTTGCATTATTTTATACTCCCGAAGGACGATCCTTTCAGGTAAATCTTGACCATTTGAATTTTAAAACTTCCGAAGGATATTGGTTTAACCCACGTTCAGGAACTTCAATAGAGATTGCAGAATCTAACATCTTCAAAAATAATATTTTCAAAACGCCTTCTTCGGGAAAAGGACAGGATTGGCTGTTGGTCCTTCTTTCGAGATAA